One genomic segment of Nocardia spumae includes these proteins:
- a CDS encoding GlcG/HbpS family heme-binding protein — protein MTINQTSVSLEDAQRVIAAGQAKAAEIESPSNIAVVDAGGNLVAHVRMDGAWIASIDISINKAFTARALDISTEDLATDAGPGEQFYGIHTSNGGRIMIFAGGVPLRRNDQVIGAVGVSGGTGEQDKAVAEAASTAM, from the coding sequence ATGACAATCAATCAGACCTCAGTGTCCCTCGAAGATGCGCAGCGGGTGATTGCCGCCGGGCAGGCCAAAGCCGCCGAAATCGAGTCGCCGTCGAATATCGCGGTAGTCGATGCCGGCGGCAACCTCGTAGCCCATGTGCGGATGGACGGTGCATGGATCGCCAGCATCGACATCTCGATCAACAAGGCATTCACCGCCCGAGCGCTTGATATCTCGACCGAGGACCTCGCAACCGATGCGGGTCCGGGCGAGCAGTTCTACGGGATCCATACCTCCAACGGTGGGCGCATCATGATCTTCGCCGGCGGTGTGCCGCTGCGGCGAAATGACCAGGTCATCGGGGCCGTCGGCGTCAGCGGCGGCACCGGAGAGCAGGACAAGGCTGTCGCCGAGGCAGCCTCAACGGCGATGTGA
- a CDS encoding peptidase C56, which translates to MANALQAKQIARLAADGIERIELDRHRDAVPDAAVDVYDALLLRGGTVNTDKLRIAEAAVSFVRPFVGFRKSIEAGETLTPCPRLRADLRNAEADVVDEGVVIYDSLIPRRSHDDLFAVCQAVVEQFAKTGTGAS; encoded by the coding sequence ATGGCGAATGCACTGCAGGCCAAGCAGATCGCGAGATTGGCTGCCGACGGGATCGAAAGAATCGAACTCGACCGACACCGCGACGCCGTACCCGATGCCGCGGTCGATGTCTACGATGCGTTGCTGCTCCGAGGTGGCACGGTGAACACGGACAAGCTGCGAATCGCGGAAGCGGCGGTGTCGTTCGTACGCCCCTTCGTCGGCTTCCGAAAGTCGATCGAGGCAGGCGAAACGCTTACCCCATGCCCGCGTCTGCGGGCCGACCTGCGCAACGCCGAGGCCGACGTCGTCGACGAGGGGGTCGTGATCTACGACAGCCTGATCCCGCGCAGGTCGCACGATGACCTCTTCGCGGTCTGTCAGGCCGTCGTCGAGCAGTTCGCGAAGACCGGGACAGGTGCCTCATGA
- a CDS encoding glutathione-independent formaldehyde dehydrogenase has product MKALVYDGPREVHVKDVPDARIEQPTDVLVKITSTNICGSDLHMYEGRTDLEPGMVLGHENLGIVAEVGNAVVKVTTGDRVCLPFNIGCGFCRNCEEGLTAFCLTVHPDPKMAGAAYGFAGMGPFWGGQAEYLRVPFGDFNCLRLPEDAQDKETDYVMLSDIFPTGWHCTRLADMQPGDSMVVYGAGPVGLMAAYSAMIQGASKVMIVDRHPDRLRLAEQIGVIPIDDSKGDPVEQVLEQTNGRGADKGCECVGYQAHDPQGHEDSAMTMNRLVDSVRFTGHIGVVGIFLPQDPNAPDKLEKKGRIAFDMGKFWFKGQKAGTGQANVKHYNRQLRDLIHEGRAKPSWIVSHELPLAEAESGYQHFDARDDGWTKVVMHP; this is encoded by the coding sequence ATGAAAGCGCTTGTGTACGACGGGCCGCGTGAGGTTCATGTGAAGGATGTGCCCGATGCGAGGATCGAGCAGCCGACCGATGTGCTGGTAAAGATCACCAGCACCAACATTTGCGGGTCGGATCTACACATGTACGAGGGCCGCACCGATCTGGAACCCGGGATGGTCCTCGGTCACGAGAACCTGGGGATCGTCGCCGAGGTGGGCAATGCGGTGGTAAAGGTCACCACCGGGGACCGGGTGTGCCTGCCGTTCAACATCGGTTGCGGTTTCTGCCGAAACTGCGAGGAAGGGTTGACCGCGTTCTGCCTGACGGTGCATCCGGATCCGAAGATGGCGGGCGCCGCTTATGGTTTCGCCGGGATGGGACCATTCTGGGGCGGACAGGCCGAGTATTTGCGGGTGCCGTTCGGCGACTTCAACTGTCTGCGGCTGCCTGAGGATGCTCAGGACAAAGAAACCGACTATGTGATGCTGTCGGACATTTTCCCGACCGGTTGGCACTGCACCCGTCTGGCCGATATGCAGCCTGGCGATTCGATGGTGGTCTACGGGGCCGGCCCGGTGGGTTTGATGGCTGCATATTCGGCGATGATCCAGGGCGCGAGCAAGGTGATGATAGTGGACCGGCATCCAGACCGGTTGCGCCTGGCCGAGCAGATCGGCGTCATACCGATCGACGACTCGAAGGGCGACCCGGTCGAGCAGGTGCTGGAGCAGACCAACGGGCGCGGTGCCGACAAGGGTTGTGAGTGCGTCGGCTATCAGGCCCATGACCCGCAGGGACATGAGGATTCGGCGATGACCATGAACCGGCTGGTCGATTCGGTGCGGTTCACCGGGCACATCGGCGTGGTGGGCATCTTCTTGCCGCAAGACCCCAACGCGCCCGACAAGCTGGAGAAGAAGGGCAGGATCGCCTTTGACATGGGCAAGTTCTGGTTCAAGGGTCAAAAGGCCGGAACCGGGCAGGCCAACGTCAAGCACTACAACCGCCAGCTTCGTGACCTGATCCATGAAGGCCGGGCCAAACCGTCCTGGATCGTCTCTCACGAACTCCCGCTGGCCGAGGCCGAGTCCGGCTATCAGCACTTCGATGCCCGCGACGACGGATGGACCAAGGTCGTCATGCATCCGTGA
- a CDS encoding putative quinol monooxygenase: MATKALLVRLEAKPGKEDAVVEFLRSALPLVEQESGTKPWLAVQFGPSTFGIIDAFPDQAARETHLNGPVGKALGERADELFAAPPEISNLDVLANKL, translated from the coding sequence ATGGCCACCAAGGCGCTGCTGGTCCGACTCGAAGCCAAACCAGGCAAGGAAGACGCGGTCGTGGAATTCCTCCGATCGGCGCTGCCACTCGTCGAACAGGAGTCCGGCACGAAGCCCTGGCTCGCGGTACAGTTCGGCCCCTCGACGTTCGGCATCATCGACGCATTCCCAGACCAGGCCGCCCGCGAAACACATCTCAATGGGCCGGTCGGCAAGGCCCTCGGCGAACGCGCCGACGAACTCTTCGCTGCGCCGCCCGAAATCAGCAACCTCGACGTGCTCGCCAACAAGCTCTGA